Proteins encoded by one window of Anaeromusa acidaminophila DSM 3853:
- a CDS encoding NUDIX domain-containing protein, producing MQQRVAALIVKKGKVLIARRSEGRTQAGLWEFPWGTCNPDEAPEECLERNLVDVMGLNVAIGGRFALRSYGDVRLLAYWAQWQEGNFSLSGHDELAWAGPEELGSYEFMPMDVFLVEKLIRQGMGGTAGDSKAIGG from the coding sequence ATGCAACAACGAGTAGCAGCACTCATCGTAAAAAAAGGTAAGGTACTAATTGCGCGGCGCAGCGAGGGCCGCACACAGGCTGGTTTATGGGAATTTCCCTGGGGAACATGTAACCCGGATGAAGCTCCGGAGGAGTGTTTAGAGCGAAATCTTGTAGACGTTATGGGCCTAAATGTGGCGATCGGCGGACGCTTTGCCTTGCGCTCCTATGGAGACGTGCGCTTGCTGGCCTATTGGGCGCAGTGGCAGGAGGGGAATTTTTCACTTTCCGGTCATGATGAGCTGGCTTGGGCTGGCCCGGAAGAATTGGGCAGCTATGAATTTATGCCCATGGATGTTTTTTTAGTAGAAAAGCTGATCCGTCAAGGCATGGGCGGTACGGCCGGCGACAGCAAAGCCATAGGGGGATAG
- a CDS encoding methyl-accepting chemotaxis protein yields MSDKGVLKTATKQTLQSKLILLLVLFAFLSAALVGGVSTYMNVTQKKENIAESNRELTGQAASEIERFMSDAKGLTEALAATPTARSMDAAQLKEMIVAAQQKNPYMELIYVMDASGMQIARTSGTLANRADRPYFKDAMAGKLHFSDAYISSFTKAPTVTISTAIRDAAGKPIGVFAADISLKSLWSMAEAVKVGQGGYLDIVDNKGKLLAHPDKDKVQQNESVADRAYIAAVLQGQSGSQESASTRGEQAMISYSPAKSIGWGVVAYLPSSEVSNQIWTIVLTMAGLLLLVAACAGATAVYSAKGLAQPLLVLDEAAERMADGDLSRSFEVDGVEEIMHLGDSITRMQQNLHSMIKQVASSSEHLAASSEELTASADQSAQASQQVAQSITDVAHGTDDQLRAVQQAAHGVEAMSSRIQEVAANLG; encoded by the coding sequence GTGAGCGATAAGGGAGTTTTAAAAACGGCGACAAAGCAGACCTTGCAGAGTAAATTGATTCTGCTGTTGGTTTTATTCGCCTTCTTGTCTGCCGCGCTGGTGGGCGGCGTGAGCACCTATATGAATGTAACGCAGAAAAAAGAAAATATTGCCGAAAGCAATCGTGAGCTGACCGGACAGGCGGCCAGTGAAATCGAGCGCTTTATGAGCGATGCCAAAGGCTTGACGGAAGCGCTGGCGGCGACGCCGACAGCACGGAGCATGGATGCGGCGCAACTAAAAGAAATGATTGTAGCGGCGCAACAAAAAAATCCGTATATGGAATTGATCTATGTTATGGACGCCAGCGGCATGCAAATTGCCAGAACGTCCGGTACTTTGGCCAATCGGGCGGATCGGCCGTATTTTAAAGACGCGATGGCCGGAAAATTGCATTTTAGCGATGCCTATATTTCCTCTTTCACCAAAGCGCCGACGGTGACGATTTCTACGGCGATTCGTGATGCCGCAGGCAAGCCTATCGGTGTTTTTGCGGCGGATATCAGTCTGAAATCGCTGTGGTCTATGGCGGAAGCGGTCAAGGTGGGGCAAGGCGGTTACTTAGATATTGTCGACAATAAAGGCAAGCTGTTGGCTCATCCGGATAAGGATAAAGTGCAGCAGAACGAGTCGGTTGCTGACCGGGCGTATATTGCGGCCGTGCTGCAGGGACAAAGCGGCAGCCAGGAAAGCGCTTCTACGCGGGGCGAGCAAGCCATGATTTCCTATTCGCCGGCCAAGTCTATCGGCTGGGGCGTTGTGGCGTATTTGCCTTCCAGCGAGGTGAGCAACCAGATTTGGACGATTGTGCTGACGATGGCGGGATTATTGTTGTTGGTGGCCGCTTGTGCGGGGGCGACGGCTGTTTATTCGGCCAAGGGGCTGGCCCAGCCGTTGTTGGTGTTGGATGAAGCGGCGGAACGCATGGCGGACGGCGACTTGAGCCGTAGCTTTGAAGTGGACGGCGTAGAGGAAATTATGCATTTGGGCGATTCCATTACCCGGATGCAGCAGAATCTTCACAGTATGATTAAGCAGGTAGCCAGCTCATCGGAACATTTAGCGGCTTCCAGCGAGGAACTGACCGCCAGCGCGGACCAGTCGGCGCAAGCGTCGCAGCAGGTGGCCCAGTCGATTACCGATGTAGCGCATGGGACCGATGATCAATTGCGAGCGGTACAGCAGGCGGCGCACGGCGTCGAGGCTATGTCCTCTAGAATTCAGGAAGTGGCGGCGAATTTGGGCTAG
- a CDS encoding methyl-accepting chemotaxis protein: MSHSSTETAQAARGGEKAVQTAVKQMQLIESSVSQSAEVVARLGERSQEIGQIVDTISGIAGQTNLLALNAAIEAARAGEQGRGFAVVADEVRKLAEQSQEAAKRIAELISEIQGDTQSAVVAMQDGTREVERGTAVVDDAGHTFTQIVGLIDSMYQQVQHVSQAAQEIGAHSQDVVQSVQRIESISRETAGHTQTVSAATEEQSASMEEIATSSQALAKMAEEMQQTVGRFRL, from the coding sequence ATGTCGCACTCTTCTACCGAAACGGCGCAGGCCGCTCGGGGCGGCGAAAAAGCCGTGCAAACAGCCGTGAAGCAGATGCAGCTGATCGAGTCGTCGGTTAGCCAGTCGGCGGAAGTAGTGGCCCGCTTGGGCGAACGATCTCAAGAGATCGGACAAATTGTGGATACCATCAGCGGCATTGCCGGACAGACGAATCTTTTGGCTTTGAACGCCGCTATTGAAGCGGCTCGGGCAGGCGAGCAAGGACGCGGCTTTGCGGTGGTGGCCGACGAAGTGCGCAAACTGGCGGAACAGAGCCAAGAAGCGGCTAAGCGCATTGCGGAGCTGATCAGCGAAATTCAGGGCGATACCCAAAGCGCGGTTGTGGCCATGCAGGATGGCACGCGCGAGGTGGAGCGCGGTACCGCGGTGGTGGATGACGCAGGTCATACCTTCACGCAGATAGTCGGTTTGATCGACTCTATGTATCAGCAGGTACAGCACGTAAGCCAGGCGGCGCAGGAAATCGGCGCGCACAGCCAAGACGTGGTGCAGTCGGTACAACGCATTGAAAGCATCAGCCGTGAAACAGCGGGGCATACGCAGACTGTATCCGCGGCCACGGAAGAGCAGTCGGCCTCCATGGAAGAGATTGCTACTTCCAGTCAGGCGCTGGCTAAAATGGCTGAAGAAATGCAGCAGACCGTGGGACGGTTCCGGTTGTAA
- a CDS encoding V4R domain-containing protein: protein MERRYPFSWDLLGGLSEGRPTLGRYARLEAYRLMQYTMRDVLEERLGTQQAEGVFYQAGQLAGKEFYQHMIGETHEGQWLLRRLQQVLREMGLGLLHLEEASPDNSRFVFVLKEDLDCSGTPTKGYSSCYFDAGVFSGVLEAFFKQPYDVVEVECWSRGDERCRFEATLGQGIGQAFSDSSLVHG from the coding sequence ATGGAACGTCGGTATCCTTTTTCGTGGGATCTTTTGGGCGGACTGAGTGAAGGACGGCCTACGCTGGGACGATATGCGAGGCTGGAAGCGTATCGGTTGATGCAGTATACGATGAGGGATGTGCTGGAAGAGCGCTTGGGCACGCAACAGGCGGAAGGGGTATTTTATCAGGCGGGTCAGTTGGCAGGCAAAGAGTTTTACCAACATATGATAGGGGAGACGCATGAAGGCCAATGGCTCTTGCGGAGGTTGCAGCAAGTTTTGCGGGAAATGGGACTGGGATTGCTCCATTTGGAAGAGGCGTCGCCAGATAATAGCCGCTTTGTGTTTGTGCTGAAGGAAGATCTGGATTGTTCCGGTACTCCGACGAAGGGCTATTCTAGCTGTTACTTTGATGCCGGTGTTTTTTCGGGCGTGCTGGAAGCCTTTTTTAAACAGCCTTACGATGTTGTGGAAGTTGAATGCTGGAGCCGTGGCGATGAGCGTTGCCGCTTTGAGGCTACCTTGGGGCAGGGCATAGGGCAGGCTTTTTCTGATTCCAGTCTGGTGCATGGATAA
- a CDS encoding FHA domain-containing protein, which produces MEENWCLVVEKGVPYPSGSRIMLEKGEWLLGRSGQGAAGMYFASPFVSRRHCLVCCDETGVSIKELGSRHGTSVNGEPLQQEVRRLAPGDRLELASGLVALRLEHGGDEKTLDLSRTLMLRQGLELPQALALFPERQECQVYGESVSLSGKEWHLLQLLWERAGTLVDYETIKREIWPERLQADGQGSVDVGTDELNVLIYRLRKKLGDASRLLKTVRGSGLLLTRNKD; this is translated from the coding sequence GTGGAAGAAAATTGGTGCTTAGTTGTAGAAAAGGGAGTTCCCTATCCTTCCGGCAGCCGCATTATGCTGGAAAAAGGGGAATGGCTATTGGGGCGCAGCGGCCAGGGAGCGGCAGGGATGTATTTTGCCAGCCCCTTCGTCTCGCGTCGTCATTGCCTGGTTTGTTGTGATGAAACAGGCGTGAGCATAAAGGAACTGGGCAGTCGTCATGGTACCAGTGTTAATGGAGAGCCATTGCAACAGGAAGTACGGCGGCTAGCGCCGGGAGATCGATTGGAGTTGGCATCCGGTCTTGTGGCGTTGCGGCTGGAGCATGGAGGCGATGAAAAAACGCTCGACTTGAGTCGAACGTTGATGCTGCGCCAAGGCCTAGAGCTGCCGCAGGCGTTAGCGCTCTTTCCAGAGCGGCAAGAGTGCCAGGTATATGGGGAAAGCGTTTCCTTGAGCGGCAAAGAGTGGCATTTGCTGCAGCTTTTGTGGGAGCGCGCCGGCACGTTGGTGGACTATGAGACAATCAAGCGGGAGATTTGGCCGGAGCGTTTGCAGGCTGACGGTCAAGGCTCTGTGGACGTGGGCACGGACGAGCTGAATGTGCTTATTTATCGGCTGCGTAAAAAGCTGGGCGATGCTTCGCGGCTTTTGAAAACCGTCCGCGGCAGCGGACTTCTCTTGACAAGGAATAAGGATTGA
- a CDS encoding AbrB family transcriptional regulator: MLLMLQTGLVAACGGVLFFWLNMPLPWTLGPLAAVLLWRALLKRPAAWPVQIRNGGMLFLGYAMGAPFTPHTAQAILQQLPAICLSTVLVIAISLWMASVTARYTDISLSSAFLGSTPGGLTQMTALSEEMPHTDPGVVTFLQTFRLLATVFTVPFLVLHGLADQVDLAGVVLSGSAEELLFAYLPPLGLAISGMFIATKLHLPTPQLLGPILGTAIWSLQGYTTPPLPSELLKTAQWCVGTYMGLNIPLVALPSWKRLVPLTALSVVMLLTATLGIGLILSNMHGYSLATAFIATAPGGMAEMGLTAMMVHADLSIIISYQLFRLLFILLVIPPFFQWYFRRGNL, translated from the coding sequence ATGCTTCTCATGCTTCAAACCGGCCTTGTCGCTGCTTGCGGAGGCGTTTTATTCTTTTGGCTAAATATGCCGCTGCCGTGGACGCTAGGTCCGCTAGCGGCAGTGCTACTCTGGCGAGCTTTACTAAAACGCCCGGCGGCCTGGCCAGTACAGATTCGTAACGGCGGCATGCTCTTTCTTGGTTACGCCATGGGCGCTCCCTTCACGCCGCACACGGCGCAGGCCATTTTACAGCAGTTACCGGCTATCTGTCTTTCGACCGTTTTGGTAATCGCCATCAGTCTTTGGATGGCTTCCGTCACGGCTCGTTACACCGACATCAGCCTGTCCAGCGCCTTTCTAGGCAGTACGCCTGGGGGACTGACGCAAATGACCGCTTTAAGCGAAGAAATGCCCCATACCGATCCCGGGGTCGTCACGTTTTTGCAGACCTTTCGCCTTTTGGCCACGGTCTTCACAGTGCCTTTTTTAGTTTTGCACGGCTTGGCGGATCAAGTAGATCTCGCTGGCGTCGTCCTGTCCGGCAGCGCTGAAGAACTGCTCTTCGCCTATCTGCCGCCGTTGGGCCTGGCCATTAGCGGCATGTTTATTGCCACAAAGCTGCACTTGCCCACGCCGCAGCTATTAGGACCCATTTTAGGCACGGCGATTTGGTCCTTACAGGGATACACTACGCCGCCTTTACCATCGGAGCTGCTAAAAACCGCACAATGGTGCGTCGGTACGTACATGGGCCTCAACATTCCTTTGGTAGCTCTCCCTTCCTGGAAACGCCTCGTACCGCTGACAGCGCTGTCCGTCGTCATGCTCCTCACCGCCACCTTAGGTATTGGCCTGATTCTCTCGAACATGCATGGTTATAGTTTGGCTACGGCCTTTATCGCCACCGCTCCGGGGGGCATGGCCGAAATGGGTCTCACCGCCATGATGGTCCACGCGGATCTTTCCATCATCATTTCCTACCAGCTATTCCGGCTGCTCTTCATCCTCTTGGTCATCCCGCCTTTCTTTCAGTGGTACTTTCGGCGAGGGAACCTCTAA
- a CDS encoding response regulator transcription factor, with translation MFRILVVEDDTKLRELILLNLRKWGFETRGVEDFSKVMEAVEEQDPHLVLLDINLPMYDGFYWCRKIRSTSKRPIIFISSRGANMDVVMAVNMGGDDFVQKPFSLDVLAAKIQALLRRTYSYGKEEGETVEHRGAVLHLGEGELHYQDKKITLTRNELRILHLLIKHGGEVLSREKIMRALWEDENFVDDNTLTVNINRLRRKLSDAGLEDWIETRKGQGYVLV, from the coding sequence ATGTTTCGGATCTTGGTAGTCGAAGACGATACTAAGCTGAGGGAATTGATTCTGTTGAATTTGCGTAAATGGGGGTTTGAAACAAGGGGAGTAGAGGATTTTTCTAAAGTCATGGAAGCGGTAGAAGAACAGGATCCTCATTTGGTGCTGCTGGATATTAATTTACCGATGTATGACGGCTTTTACTGGTGTCGTAAAATTCGCAGCACCAGCAAGCGGCCTATCATTTTCATATCCTCCCGAGGCGCCAATATGGACGTCGTGATGGCTGTAAATATGGGGGGCGATGATTTTGTCCAAAAACCATTTTCCTTAGACGTCTTGGCGGCCAAAATACAAGCGTTATTGCGGCGCACTTATTCGTATGGAAAGGAAGAAGGCGAAACCGTAGAGCATCGAGGAGCCGTGCTCCACTTAGGCGAAGGAGAGCTTCATTATCAAGATAAGAAGATCACGCTGACGCGCAATGAGCTGCGTATTTTGCATCTTCTGATTAAGCATGGCGGCGAGGTGCTTAGCCGGGAAAAAATCATGCGTGCACTATGGGAAGATGAGAATTTTGTCGATGATAACACCTTGACGGTCAATATCAACCGGCTGCGGCGCAAATTGAGCGATGCAGGCTTGGAAGACTGGATTGAAACCCGTAAGGGGCAAGGATATGTGCTTGTATGA
- a CDS encoding sensor histidine kinase has product MNWRDYARDQAGLAACLVCVILFVAAMTALDNTLHMDSGNLWYMMGVCLLFFVFYWMCDFAVRRRYLRRLQEMLADEEMLADAVMPPLPRPANREQALYHEVLQRIFSAQERRYRRLHQDRQKQGEFLATWVHDTKMPIAVSRLLLEGAADTAPEQLLSSLEEELDRIEAGVERVLYSAKLESFAKDYLIQEVWLEQVIKEAVKRHSRTFIAKRIRLDLRELPGLVLSDRKWLGFILDQILSNALKYTAVGGCIRVFSEGKGRHWRLSLEDNGIGIPAEDVPRIFDRGFTGRNGREFQHATGMGLYLAAQLAEKLGHRLEVESKEGEYTRLIIDFSW; this is encoded by the coding sequence ATGAATTGGCGTGATTATGCGCGCGATCAAGCTGGACTTGCGGCGTGTCTGGTTTGCGTAATTCTTTTTGTCGCCGCGATGACGGCGCTGGACAATACGCTGCATATGGATTCGGGGAATTTATGGTATATGATGGGCGTGTGTCTTCTCTTTTTTGTATTTTATTGGATGTGTGATTTTGCTGTGCGGCGTCGGTATTTGCGCCGTCTGCAGGAGATGCTGGCGGACGAAGAGATGCTGGCGGATGCGGTGATGCCTCCCTTGCCGCGTCCTGCGAATCGGGAGCAAGCGCTATATCATGAAGTGTTGCAACGGATTTTTTCTGCCCAGGAGCGCCGCTATCGCCGGCTGCATCAAGATAGGCAGAAACAAGGAGAATTTCTGGCGACCTGGGTACACGACACGAAGATGCCTATTGCTGTGTCTCGCTTGCTTTTAGAAGGAGCGGCGGATACAGCGCCAGAACAGTTGCTGTCTAGCTTGGAGGAAGAGCTGGATCGCATTGAAGCCGGTGTGGAACGGGTGCTCTACTCAGCGAAACTGGAATCATTCGCCAAGGATTATTTGATTCAGGAAGTGTGGCTGGAGCAGGTGATCAAAGAAGCCGTGAAGCGTCATTCGCGAACCTTCATTGCTAAGCGGATTCGTCTGGATTTACGAGAATTACCGGGGTTGGTGTTAAGCGATCGTAAATGGTTGGGCTTTATTTTGGATCAAATTTTATCGAACGCTCTGAAATATACGGCAGTAGGAGGCTGTATCCGGGTATTTTCCGAGGGCAAAGGCCGTCATTGGAGGCTGTCATTGGAGGATAACGGCATTGGTATTCCGGCTGAGGATGTACCGCGCATTTTTGACAGGGGGTTTACTGGCCGCAATGGTCGGGAATTTCAGCATGCTACTGGCATGGGGTTATATTTGGCGGCGCAGCTGGCGGAAAAGCTGGGGCACCGTTTAGAAGTGGAATCGAAAGAGGGAGAATATACGCGCCTGATTATTGATTTTTCTTGGTAA
- a CDS encoding ABC transporter ATP-binding protein: protein MIPVLEMEHVSKIYGSRGGATVALNDVSLRVMPGEFIAVMGPSGAGKSTLLNLAGMLDQPTSGSIFLEGLDMQRMKKEELAMLRRQKLGFILQEANLLATLTLKENMLLPLLLAKMPVEEMEDRVAYLAERLGLKRVLEHFPQEVSGGERQRTAAARAVIHRPRLVLADEPTGALDSKATADLLRVLTELNEEYQTTLLLVTHDPFAASYAKRILFIKDGLIFTELRHGGDRREFFQRILDVLAMLGGDGRDLI from the coding sequence GTGATTCCGGTCTTGGAAATGGAACATGTCAGTAAGATATATGGTTCTAGAGGCGGTGCAACCGTAGCGTTAAATGATGTGTCGCTGCGAGTTATGCCTGGCGAGTTTATCGCGGTGATGGGGCCGTCTGGAGCAGGCAAGTCGACTCTTTTGAACCTGGCAGGAATGCTGGATCAGCCAACGTCAGGCAGTATTTTTTTAGAAGGCCTGGATATGCAGCGGATGAAAAAAGAGGAACTGGCGATGCTGCGGCGGCAAAAACTGGGCTTTATTTTACAAGAAGCCAATTTATTGGCTACGCTGACATTAAAGGAAAATATGCTGTTGCCATTACTGTTGGCGAAGATGCCTGTGGAGGAAATGGAAGACCGGGTAGCTTACTTGGCGGAGCGCTTGGGGCTGAAACGGGTTTTGGAGCATTTTCCTCAGGAAGTTTCCGGCGGGGAGAGGCAGCGTACGGCGGCGGCGCGGGCTGTCATTCACAGGCCGCGGCTGGTATTGGCGGACGAGCCTACTGGCGCGCTAGACTCGAAGGCAACGGCGGATTTATTGCGTGTGTTGACCGAGCTCAATGAAGAATATCAGACCACCTTGCTGTTGGTAACGCACGATCCTTTTGCAGCCAGCTATGCTAAACGTATTTTGTTTATAAAAGACGGCCTGATTTTTACAGAACTTCGTCATGGCGGCGATCGAAGGGAATTTTTTCAGCGTATTTTGGACGTGTTAGCCATGCTCGGAGGTGACGGGCGTGACCTTATTTAA
- a CDS encoding FtsX-like permease family protein, whose product MTLFKLALLNVRNNLENYTVYFLSMAFNITIYYLFASLRFSQAVRMVVEREQELELFFNLSSVAVALFAVLSIWFSTSFFLRRRRGEVAIYGLVGMTRHQVGTLLFFETLLAGVAALLLGILFGVVMAKFFQLLLIWFLGFTGSVPFEISLDAIWRTSLIFGVLFMMVALYGYALLAQVTLGTMLHKRREAPTRSESCGCKSLWMPALLLCGYGLLPWQRGHEIIWPQLILAVLFLCQGTYAAFRYFLPWLLKRLKKQERFFHVVPFLAVNQLSVFLRSQVKLLTLVTLLGAATLIAVGLSYHIYQELLQERMAQMPFSFAYMSDDLQVDEKVRAIIDGYPQHFIEKEVDVRFLLLPLTEKDLPGWHENAELQVVSRTAFSQAAAAKELDVSLPKLGPQEGIYLSYYREPEEEMPAGRELDLGRAGTVLLVKHWPWPVLNESQRGPALIVSDETYAQWSQWAPSLRGKAYMVDNLRESRELTDDIYSVVPTEAQLSSFYVDFHQAVKLWGVLLFMGFFIGTIVISSSCSILSFQFLSQIQVNKDFYELLRGLGVTAEEVHLILAAQLFPCVAFSWFLAVFHAFVAFFLFGSVFQVSVLSSSLLNIGIYTVVYCGYYFLTIHSCIRGLAAE is encoded by the coding sequence GTGACCTTATTTAAGCTGGCGCTTTTAAATGTGCGCAACAATCTGGAAAACTATACGGTATACTTTCTTTCCATGGCGTTCAACATTACTATTTACTATCTTTTTGCGTCTTTACGCTTTTCTCAGGCGGTGCGTATGGTAGTAGAACGCGAACAGGAACTGGAGCTTTTTTTTAATCTATCTTCCGTAGCCGTGGCTTTATTTGCTGTTTTGTCTATCTGGTTTTCGACTTCGTTTTTTTTGCGTCGTCGCCGGGGCGAGGTGGCGATTTACGGTCTTGTAGGCATGACGCGCCATCAGGTGGGAACGTTGCTTTTTTTTGAAACGCTTTTGGCAGGAGTGGCGGCGCTGTTGCTTGGCATTCTTTTTGGCGTGGTTATGGCTAAATTCTTTCAGCTGTTGCTAATTTGGTTTCTTGGCTTTACAGGCTCGGTGCCTTTTGAAATTAGTTTAGATGCTATTTGGCGGACAAGCTTGATTTTTGGCGTATTGTTTATGATGGTAGCTTTGTATGGCTATGCCTTGTTGGCTCAGGTGACGCTGGGAACGATGCTTCATAAACGAAGAGAGGCGCCAACAAGGTCGGAATCGTGCGGCTGTAAGTCTTTGTGGATGCCGGCGCTATTGCTTTGCGGCTATGGTCTTTTGCCGTGGCAGCGAGGCCATGAGATTATTTGGCCCCAATTGATTTTGGCGGTGCTCTTTTTGTGTCAGGGGACTTATGCGGCTTTTCGGTATTTTCTGCCCTGGTTGCTGAAACGCTTAAAGAAGCAAGAGCGCTTCTTTCATGTAGTGCCGTTTTTAGCAGTTAATCAATTAAGCGTATTTTTACGCAGCCAGGTAAAGCTGCTGACCCTAGTCACTCTCTTGGGCGCTGCGACCCTTATCGCGGTGGGTTTAAGCTATCATATTTACCAGGAGTTATTGCAGGAACGCATGGCGCAAATGCCTTTTTCTTTTGCTTATATGAGCGATGACCTTCAGGTGGATGAAAAAGTGCGTGCTATTATCGACGGTTACCCCCAACATTTTATTGAAAAAGAAGTCGATGTGCGGTTTCTGCTGCTGCCACTGACTGAGAAGGATCTGCCAGGGTGGCATGAAAACGCAGAACTGCAGGTAGTGTCGAGAACCGCTTTTTCCCAGGCGGCGGCAGCCAAGGAATTAGATGTATCCTTGCCGAAGCTAGGCCCGCAAGAGGGTATCTATCTTTCTTATTACCGGGAGCCGGAGGAGGAGATGCCTGCCGGGAGGGAGTTGGATTTGGGCCGGGCGGGTACGGTTTTGTTGGTGAAGCACTGGCCATGGCCGGTTTTGAACGAATCACAGCGCGGGCCAGCGCTAATTGTTTCGGATGAAACCTATGCGCAATGGAGTCAGTGGGCGCCTTCTTTACGAGGAAAAGCGTATATGGTCGATAATCTGCGGGAAAGCCGGGAACTGACAGATGACATATATAGCGTGGTGCCGACAGAAGCGCAGTTGAGCTCGTTTTACGTCGATTTTCATCAGGCTGTAAAGCTTTGGGGCGTTTTGTTGTTTATGGGTTTTTTTATAGGAACCATTGTAATTTCTTCCAGTTGCAGTATTCTTTCCTTTCAGTTTCTCAGCCAGATACAAGTGAATAAAGATTTTTATGAATTGTTGCGGGGGCTGGGGGTAACCGCGGAAGAAGTTCACCTAATTTTGGCGGCGCAGCTCTTTCCATGTGTGGCGTTTTCCTGGTTTTTGGCCGTTTTTCACGCTTTTGTTGCGTTTTTTCTGTTCGGAAGCGTGTTTCAAGTATCGGTGCTGAGCTCTTCCCTATTGAATATAGGGATTTATACGGTTGTGTACTGTGGGTACTATTTCCTCACGATTCATTCCTGCATCCGGGGGTTAGCAGCGGAATAA